Proteins co-encoded in one Rhodococcus sp. PAMC28707 genomic window:
- the pta gene encoding phosphate acetyltransferase — translation MAESASSIYIASPEGDTGKSTIALGVLQMLCASAARVGVFRPIARSTTETDYILELLIDHTTADLTYEQSLGVTYEEVHADPDMALGEIVSRFHDVAEQCDAVVIVGSDYTDVGSPSELGFNARIAANLGAPVLLALRGSGRTVAEVAQYAELCKAELRAHHAHLAAIVANRCDPDRLDEIAAALEPLGVPAWTLPEVPLLVAPTMAELLTAIDGEMYSGDPELLRREALRVMVGGMTAEHILERLSEGVVVIAPADRSDVLLAMVNAHEAEGFPSLAGIIMNGGISPHPAIARLVAGLGPRLPILTTGLGTFDTASAAANTRGRMAVGSQGKVDTAISLMEQRVDAKVLLDRLELTIPAVTTPQMFEYQLIHRARTDRKHIVLPEGNDDRILRAAGRLLQRRVAQLTLLGEEGPIRRRAAELGVQLDDAQVLDPATSDYAEVFAAEYTELRKHKGMTIERAREVMTDISYFGTMMVHKGIADGMVSGAAHTTAHTIRPSFEIIRTAEGVNTVSSIFLMCLSDRVLAYGDCAIVPDPTAEQLADIAISSAQTSAQFGIEPRVAMLSYSTGDSGTGAGVDKVRAATALVRERSPELLVEGPIQYDAAIEPSVAKSKLPNSVVAGRATVFIFPDLNTGNNTYKAVQRSAGAIAVGPVLQGLRKPVNDLSRGALVEDIVNTVAITAIQAQEIEQ, via the coding sequence ATGGCCGAGTCTGCTTCCTCTATCTATATCGCCTCACCCGAGGGTGACACCGGTAAGTCGACTATTGCGCTCGGGGTGCTGCAGATGTTGTGTGCTTCGGCGGCGCGGGTCGGTGTGTTCCGGCCGATTGCGCGTTCCACCACCGAGACCGACTACATCCTCGAACTGCTCATCGACCACACCACTGCGGATCTGACGTATGAGCAGTCGCTGGGGGTCACGTACGAGGAAGTACATGCCGATCCGGATATGGCGCTGGGCGAGATAGTTTCGCGGTTTCACGACGTAGCCGAACAGTGCGATGCCGTCGTGATCGTCGGCAGCGATTACACCGATGTCGGTAGCCCGAGTGAGCTGGGATTCAACGCCCGCATTGCGGCCAATCTGGGTGCCCCGGTGCTGTTGGCGTTGCGAGGCTCGGGAAGGACGGTCGCGGAAGTCGCGCAGTACGCCGAGCTGTGCAAGGCCGAACTCCGCGCGCATCACGCGCATCTGGCAGCGATTGTGGCCAACCGATGTGATCCGGACCGGCTCGATGAGATCGCGGCCGCGCTGGAGCCGCTCGGTGTGCCTGCGTGGACTCTGCCGGAAGTTCCGTTGCTCGTTGCGCCGACGATGGCGGAATTGCTGACGGCGATCGATGGCGAGATGTACAGCGGCGACCCCGAGCTGTTGCGCCGTGAAGCGCTACGGGTCATGGTCGGCGGCATGACGGCCGAGCATATTCTCGAGCGGTTGAGCGAAGGTGTGGTGGTGATCGCGCCCGCGGACCGGTCCGACGTTCTTCTGGCCATGGTCAATGCGCATGAGGCAGAGGGTTTTCCATCGCTCGCGGGTATCATCATGAATGGCGGCATTTCCCCTCATCCGGCTATCGCGCGTCTCGTCGCCGGACTGGGCCCGCGGCTTCCGATTCTGACCACGGGACTGGGTACCTTCGATACGGCTTCGGCAGCGGCTAACACCCGTGGTCGGATGGCGGTGGGTTCGCAGGGCAAGGTCGATACGGCGATCTCGCTGATGGAACAGCGGGTCGACGCCAAGGTGCTCCTCGACCGCCTCGAACTCACCATCCCTGCGGTCACGACCCCGCAGATGTTCGAGTACCAGCTCATTCACCGCGCCCGTACCGATCGCAAACACATCGTGTTGCCGGAGGGCAACGACGATCGGATTCTGCGTGCGGCCGGTCGTTTGTTGCAGCGGCGGGTGGCGCAGTTGACGCTCCTCGGCGAGGAGGGGCCGATCCGTCGCCGGGCCGCGGAACTGGGCGTTCAACTGGATGACGCGCAGGTGCTCGATCCGGCAACTTCGGACTACGCGGAAGTGTTCGCCGCGGAGTACACCGAGTTGCGCAAGCACAAGGGCATGACCATCGAGCGTGCCCGCGAAGTCATGACCGATATCTCTTACTTCGGAACGATGATGGTGCACAAGGGAATTGCCGACGGAATGGTATCCGGTGCCGCGCACACCACCGCGCACACGATCAGGCCGTCGTTCGAGATCATCAGGACGGCCGAAGGGGTGAACACGGTGTCGTCGATCTTTCTGATGTGTTTGTCGGATCGAGTTCTTGCATACGGTGATTGCGCCATCGTTCCCGATCCAACGGCCGAGCAGTTGGCCGACATCGCCATCTCCTCGGCGCAGACGTCCGCGCAATTCGGTATTGAACCGCGTGTGGCGATGCTGTCGTATTCGACCGGTGATTCCGGAACCGGCGCCGGAGTGGACAAGGTCCGTGCGGCTACTGCTCTTGTCCGTGAACGGAGCCCGGAGCTGCTCGTGGAGGGGCCCATTCAATACGATGCTGCTATCGAACCCTCGGTCGCCAAGTCGAAGCTTCCCAATTCCGTGGTGGCCGGCCGCGCGACGGTGTTCATCTTCCCCGATCTCAATACCGGGAACAACACGTACAAGGCGGTGCAGCGAAGTGCCGGTGCCATCGCTGTCGGCCCGGTGCTGCAGGGTCTGCGCAAGCCGGTGAACGATCTCTCTCGTGGCGCGCTGGTGGAAGATATCGTCAATACCGTTGCTATTACTGCCATCCAAGCCCAGGAGATCGAACAATGA
- a CDS encoding acetate kinase — MSVLVVNSGSSSVKFQLLDPVSGESIASGLVEQIGEPEGHVTLDYLDEETKKTQQIADHGVGLAIAFDMLAAAGVELGSDVMAVGHRVVHGGEVFYRPTLIDDDVLKQISDLSNLAPLHNPPNVLGIEVARQQLPNVPHVAVFDTAFFHGLPAAASTYAIDRDVAKAHDIRRYGFHGTSHEYVSQQVAEFLGREDLNQIVLHLGNGASASAIRAGSPIDTSMGLTPLEGLVMGTRSGDIDPGVVMHLRRSANMEVDAIDELLNRRSGLKGLAGVNDFRQLQQHIDDGDADAALAFDVYIHRLRKYIGAYMLDLGRLDAITFTAGVGENAAAVRAAALAGLGGFGIEVDDERNTLRSKKARVISTDASAVTVLVVPTNEELAIARAAAQLVQSEQ, encoded by the coding sequence ATGAGTGTGCTCGTCGTCAACTCGGGCTCGTCGTCGGTGAAGTTCCAACTTCTCGACCCGGTGAGCGGCGAGTCCATCGCGTCGGGGCTTGTGGAGCAGATCGGTGAACCCGAGGGGCACGTGACCCTGGACTACCTCGATGAGGAAACCAAGAAGACACAGCAGATCGCCGATCACGGGGTCGGTCTCGCGATCGCCTTCGACATGCTCGCGGCCGCGGGCGTAGAACTGGGGTCCGATGTCATGGCCGTCGGACACCGGGTGGTGCACGGCGGCGAGGTGTTCTACCGGCCTACCCTCATCGACGACGATGTGCTGAAGCAGATATCGGATCTGTCCAACCTTGCGCCACTGCACAATCCACCCAACGTGCTCGGTATCGAGGTTGCGCGGCAGCAACTGCCGAACGTGCCGCACGTCGCAGTGTTCGACACCGCGTTCTTTCACGGCCTTCCTGCGGCCGCATCGACGTATGCAATCGATCGTGACGTCGCGAAAGCGCACGACATTCGTCGGTACGGATTCCATGGCACCTCCCACGAGTACGTGTCGCAGCAGGTAGCGGAGTTCTTGGGGCGCGAGGATCTGAATCAGATAGTTCTGCACCTCGGTAACGGGGCATCCGCTTCGGCGATCCGGGCCGGTTCACCGATCGACACTTCGATGGGGCTGACGCCACTCGAAGGTCTGGTGATGGGCACGCGAAGTGGCGACATCGACCCAGGCGTCGTCATGCATCTGCGTCGCAGCGCGAACATGGAGGTCGATGCCATCGACGAGCTGCTCAATCGGCGGTCGGGGCTGAAAGGTCTTGCAGGTGTCAACGACTTCCGGCAACTGCAGCAACACATCGACGACGGTGATGCCGACGCAGCCCTGGCATTCGACGTCTACATCCATCGCCTGCGTAAGTACATCGGTGCCTACATGCTCGACCTCGGACGACTCGACGCCATCACCTTCACTGCCGGGGTTGGCGAGAATGCCGCAGCAGTCCGTGCGGCCGCACTGGCCGGTCTCGGTGGATTCGGGATCGAAGTCGATGACGAGCGGAATACGCTGCGCAGCAAGAAGGCTCGGGTCATTTCGACCGATGCGTCAGCGGTGACGGTACTGGTGGTGCCGACCAACGAGGAACTTGCCATCGCACGAGCGGCCGCTCAGCTGGTGCAATCAGAACAGTGA
- a CDS encoding serine/threonine-protein kinase: MPASDRTQAVERTPASVRRSDRTSGRVRSGRTRGTGIRRRLGAGLVEVPRVDPVDPATAVMQDPTVPQRKRFCWKCNAPVGRSAAGEPDKVAGTCARCGSHYDFSPLLEAGDLVVGQYEVQGCIAHGGLGWVYLAIDRNVSDRWVVLKGLLHSSDDEAHAVAVAERQFLAEVAHPGVVKIYNFVEQPRADGTDIGFIVMEYVGGRSLRDILPTRDEHKRMPVEQAIAYILEVLPAMAYLHSIGLVYNDLKPENIMVTDDQIKLIDLGAVSGIEDFGYLYGTAGYQAPEIAKTGPTISSDIYTVGRTLAVLTLEMPSSGGRYDAGIPSADDHELLRTYPSFHRLLRRATNPDPSQRFSTAEVLASQATGVLREILALKTGTERPGLSTAFSPPRTTFGTEESVGRTDTYVDGKLRGEKINGREIVTALPVPLVDPADPSAPLLAASVHSEPQQTLDSLAHARRNGIERFADGSSGGLEITLAEVKAHLDLGDVGVASSVLKQVRTDGNDPWRVEWYAGLIGLLRGEFGYASMHFENVLDALPGELAPKIALAATAELIREGTEKFDTDEREKWRAYAESYYRTVWRTNRAIVSSAFGLARQMMYRGDFEGAVAALDQVPISSRHYAVARMTSVLIILMDRPSKDLEEKDFREAARRVAMLPRGESRTLQMRTLVLAMAVDWVRSGHAVAEEREPILGSPFTETGLRTGTEAGLRALARNATDRAHRYTLVDLANAIRPRSLF; this comes from the coding sequence ATGCCTGCCTCCGACCGGACTCAGGCGGTGGAGCGGACGCCTGCATCCGTCCGCCGGTCGGATCGGACATCGGGACGTGTCAGGTCCGGCCGCACGCGCGGTACCGGGATCAGACGACGGCTCGGTGCCGGATTGGTCGAAGTTCCTCGCGTGGATCCGGTGGATCCCGCGACGGCCGTCATGCAAGACCCCACGGTTCCGCAGCGAAAAAGGTTTTGCTGGAAATGCAACGCGCCGGTCGGCCGAAGCGCCGCGGGAGAACCCGACAAGGTTGCGGGGACGTGTGCGCGCTGCGGTTCCCACTACGATTTCTCACCACTTCTCGAGGCCGGCGATCTGGTGGTCGGCCAGTACGAAGTGCAGGGATGTATCGCGCACGGCGGGCTGGGGTGGGTCTATCTGGCGATCGATCGCAATGTCAGCGATCGATGGGTGGTTCTGAAAGGTTTGCTCCATTCCAGTGACGACGAGGCGCATGCCGTTGCGGTGGCCGAGCGTCAGTTCCTCGCCGAGGTCGCACATCCGGGCGTGGTGAAGATCTACAACTTCGTCGAGCAACCGCGCGCCGACGGCACCGATATCGGTTTCATCGTCATGGAGTACGTCGGCGGACGCTCGCTTCGAGACATCTTGCCGACGCGTGACGAGCACAAACGTATGCCGGTGGAGCAAGCTATCGCCTACATCCTCGAGGTTCTGCCGGCGATGGCATATCTGCACTCCATCGGCTTGGTCTACAACGATCTCAAACCCGAGAACATCATGGTGACCGACGATCAGATCAAACTCATCGATCTCGGTGCCGTCTCGGGAATCGAAGACTTCGGATACCTGTACGGGACAGCCGGATACCAGGCTCCCGAGATCGCCAAGACCGGGCCGACCATCAGCTCCGACATCTACACTGTGGGCCGCACTCTTGCGGTCCTCACGCTGGAGATGCCATCGAGCGGGGGCAGGTACGACGCCGGTATTCCTTCCGCCGACGATCACGAGTTGTTGCGCACCTATCCGTCGTTCCATCGTTTACTGCGGCGTGCCACCAATCCCGATCCATCACAACGTTTCTCGACGGCCGAGGTGCTGGCGAGCCAGGCCACCGGGGTGTTGCGTGAAATTTTGGCATTGAAGACGGGAACCGAACGACCTGGATTGTCGACGGCGTTCAGTCCGCCTCGTACCACGTTCGGCACCGAGGAATCGGTGGGCCGAACCGACACTTACGTCGATGGAAAACTCCGGGGCGAGAAGATCAACGGCCGCGAGATCGTCACAGCGCTGCCCGTGCCTCTGGTCGATCCCGCCGACCCGAGTGCACCGTTGCTCGCCGCGTCCGTGCACAGCGAACCCCAGCAGACACTGGACTCGCTGGCGCATGCACGTCGCAACGGCATCGAGCGCTTCGCCGACGGCTCGTCCGGCGGTCTGGAGATCACGCTCGCCGAGGTCAAGGCGCACCTCGACCTAGGTGATGTCGGAGTTGCGAGTTCGGTTCTCAAACAGGTTCGCACCGACGGGAACGATCCCTGGCGGGTCGAGTGGTACGCGGGCCTCATCGGACTGCTTCGTGGCGAGTTCGGTTACGCCTCCATGCATTTCGAAAATGTTCTCGACGCACTTCCCGGGGAGCTCGCGCCGAAGATAGCCCTCGCGGCAACTGCGGAACTCATCAGGGAAGGTACCGAGAAGTTCGACACCGACGAGCGTGAGAAGTGGCGAGCGTACGCCGAGTCGTACTACCGGACAGTGTGGCGAACCAACCGCGCGATCGTCAGCTCGGCATTCGGTCTGGCGCGGCAGATGATGTATCGCGGAGATTTCGAAGGCGCGGTAGCCGCTCTCGACCAGGTACCGATCAGCTCACGCCACTACGCCGTCGCGCGGATGACCAGCGTCCTGATCATTTTGATGGATCGACCGTCGAAAGATCTGGAGGAGAAAGACTTCCGCGAGGCAGCGCGTCGCGTTGCGATGCTGCCACGCGGGGAGAGCCGTACCCTGCAGATGCGTACATTGGTGTTGGCCATGGCCGTGGACTGGGTGCGATCCGGGCACGCTGTCGCCGAGGAACGCGAGCCGATCCTCGGCTCTCCGTTCACCGAGACGGGCCTGCGCACCGGAACCGAAGCGGGGCTACGCGCTCTTGCCCGCAATGCGACCGACCGAGCCCACCGTTACACCCTGGTGGATCTGGCGAACGCCATCAGGCCGCGCTCACTGTTCTGA
- a CDS encoding glutamate ABC transporter substrate-binding protein: MLAIVGALIAGCATEDAVPDVPAVSYTEPPLPDGAGPVTASPEPSTPDPQCDRPTASLRPIPPGAAGQNAPPMPTVDAIKERGRLIVGLDAGSNLFSFRDPMTGKLVGFDVDIAREISRDLFGDPDRVDFRIMSSAERIEGLQDSTVDIVVKTMTVTCARKEDVSFSTVYFQAQQRVLAVKGSGIDGVADLADKRVCAVDGTTSLRRLQRIVPTAQIVTASMWSDCLVVLQQRQVDAISTDDAILAGLASQDPYLELVGASLSPEPYGVGIKKESEDLVRFVNGTLERVRSDGTWNRLYDKWLTVMGTSPGPPAPMYVD, translated from the coding sequence ATCCTCGCGATCGTCGGCGCACTGATCGCGGGATGCGCAACCGAGGACGCGGTACCGGACGTCCCTGCCGTCAGCTACACCGAACCACCGCTGCCCGACGGCGCAGGACCGGTGACCGCATCTCCCGAGCCGTCGACCCCGGATCCCCAGTGCGATCGCCCCACCGCCAGTCTCCGGCCGATACCGCCCGGAGCAGCCGGTCAGAATGCCCCACCGATGCCGACCGTCGACGCGATCAAGGAACGCGGGCGGTTGATAGTCGGGCTCGATGCCGGTAGCAATCTCTTCAGCTTTCGCGACCCGATGACCGGAAAGCTCGTCGGATTCGACGTGGACATCGCGCGGGAGATCTCCCGTGACCTGTTCGGCGATCCTGATCGGGTGGATTTTCGGATAATGTCCTCCGCCGAACGGATCGAGGGACTGCAGGATTCCACGGTCGACATCGTGGTGAAAACCATGACGGTCACCTGTGCTCGCAAAGAGGACGTGTCGTTCTCCACCGTGTACTTCCAAGCGCAGCAACGTGTTCTGGCGGTCAAAGGATCGGGGATCGACGGTGTCGCCGATCTCGCGGACAAGCGGGTATGCGCGGTGGACGGTACGACGTCACTGCGAAGGCTGCAGCGCATAGTGCCGACTGCTCAGATCGTGACTGCATCGATGTGGTCGGATTGCCTTGTCGTGCTTCAACAACGCCAGGTCGATGCGATCAGCACCGACGACGCAATTCTTGCCGGTCTCGCCTCGCAGGATCCATACCTCGAGCTGGTTGGGGCCAGTTTGAGCCCTGAGCCTTACGGCGTCGGAATCAAGAAGGAGAGCGAAGACTTGGTCAGATTCGTCAACGGCACCCTCGAGCGGGTTCGGTCGGACGGCACGTGGAATCGGTTGTACGACAAGTGGCTCACGGTAATGGGTACCTCTCCGGGCCCTCCCGCGCCTATGTACGTCGACTGA
- a CDS encoding NUDIX domain-containing protein, whose amino-acid sequence MRGDGDGWVVGENGTRHWGKHGAAGLLLRAPSPHGEPTVLLQHRALWSHQGGTWALPGGAKDSHETNVHAAVREADEEAGIGAENVFVRGEVETARMASGWSYTTVVADAATQLDTTMNGESTELRWVPEDMVDQLPLHPGFAASWASLRISPLRVLLDTANVLGSRPDGWWRDRSGATGKLLSSLAGTLPRTVELPGVGFGWLTRIEAVLEGEARAAQFEDIRVPVIHAAGSGDDELASQAAASTTLTALVTADRGLQQRLPTSVQVLSPSIVLGWLG is encoded by the coding sequence ATGCGTGGCGACGGTGACGGGTGGGTTGTTGGTGAGAACGGCACGCGGCACTGGGGCAAGCACGGCGCGGCTGGGCTATTACTGCGGGCGCCCTCGCCGCACGGTGAGCCGACGGTCCTCCTGCAGCACCGGGCGCTGTGGAGCCATCAAGGTGGGACGTGGGCGTTGCCGGGGGGCGCAAAGGACTCGCACGAAACGAACGTGCACGCCGCTGTTCGTGAAGCGGACGAGGAAGCTGGAATCGGTGCCGAGAACGTCTTCGTGCGCGGGGAAGTCGAGACGGCGCGGATGGCGAGCGGATGGTCCTACACGACTGTCGTCGCCGACGCGGCCACCCAACTCGACACCACGATGAACGGTGAGAGCACCGAACTTCGGTGGGTTCCGGAGGACATGGTCGATCAACTTCCACTGCACCCGGGATTCGCCGCCAGTTGGGCCTCCCTGCGCATCAGCCCGCTGCGAGTTCTGCTGGACACCGCGAACGTACTCGGCTCGAGGCCCGACGGTTGGTGGCGCGATCGCAGCGGCGCAACCGGCAAGTTGCTGAGCTCACTGGCGGGCACCCTTCCGCGAACCGTCGAGCTGCCGGGTGTCGGCTTCGGTTGGCTCACCCGGATCGAGGCAGTCCTCGAAGGTGAAGCACGAGCAGCACAGTTCGAGGACATCAGAGTCCCCGTCATCCACGCCGCCGGCAGTGGGGACGACGAACTCGCATCACAGGCAGCGGCGTCGACGACACTCACTGCTTTGGTCACCGCTGACCGCGGACTGCAGCAACGGCTCCCGACGTCGGTGCAGGTGCTCTCGCCGTCGATCGTGCTGGGCTGGCTCGGCTGA
- the thiE gene encoding thiamine phosphate synthase has product MQSDRIIRNPEARERLTSARLYLCTDARREHGDLAQFAEAALSGGVDVIQLRDKNSEGERTFGPLEAKDELAALAILSAATTRHGALLAVNDRADLALASGADVLHLGQGDLPVHYARQILGPDVVIGRSTQNRSQAALAAIEDGVDYFATGPIWATPTKPDRKAAGLDLLRSTAESAPTRPWFAIGGIDAENVNEVLAAGADRIVVVRAITKARDPQAAARELKLALQG; this is encoded by the coding sequence GTGCAAAGCGATCGGATCATCCGCAACCCGGAAGCGCGTGAGCGTTTGACATCAGCTCGGCTTTATCTGTGCACCGATGCTCGACGCGAGCACGGCGATCTCGCTCAGTTCGCCGAGGCCGCACTGTCCGGTGGCGTCGACGTCATTCAACTTCGCGACAAGAACTCCGAAGGCGAGCGCACGTTCGGCCCGCTCGAAGCCAAAGACGAGCTGGCTGCGCTGGCAATTCTGTCGGCCGCCACCACACGCCACGGTGCGCTCCTCGCAGTCAACGACCGCGCCGACCTTGCCCTCGCATCGGGCGCCGACGTGCTGCATCTCGGCCAGGGCGATCTACCGGTTCACTATGCGCGCCAGATCCTCGGCCCCGACGTCGTCATCGGGCGGTCGACACAGAATCGCAGCCAGGCCGCTCTCGCTGCCATCGAGGACGGCGTCGACTATTTCGCTACCGGGCCGATCTGGGCCACACCGACCAAACCGGACCGGAAAGCAGCCGGTCTGGACCTGTTGCGCAGCACCGCGGAATCCGCTCCGACGCGGCCGTGGTTCGCCATCGGAGGGATCGACGCCGAGAACGTAAACGAAGTTCTTGCCGCGGGCGCGGATCGCATCGTCGTCGTAAGGGCCATCACCAAAGCTCGGGATCCACAGGCAGCTGCACGGGAGCTCAAGCTCGCGTTGCAGGGCTGA
- the thiO gene encoding glycine oxidase ThiO: MPKSLSVVGGGVIGLAVAARSAREGWSVRLHDPSVGTGASWVAGGMLAPLSEGWPGEHELLELGAHSLARWPEFARALPGPSVFSATGSLTVALDAADATDLRTIADWVGKQGHELEILGRAQIRELEPSLAPNIRLGLLAPTELAVDNRMLLEALQTAAMSGGVEFSTDTVTDLDALTTDRIVLAAGAQTSALLTDVPVRAVKGEILRLRRRPSATPAPTRTIRGSVHGRAIYLVPRGDGLVLGATQYESGQDTQVTVAGVRDLIADAERLLPGLGEYELHECAAGLRPMSPDGLPLIGKISDRVIVASGHGRNGILLTPITADAVAALLEDDALIEAKAADPARFTTDRKP, encoded by the coding sequence GTGCCCAAGAGCCTTTCCGTGGTCGGTGGCGGAGTGATCGGCTTGGCAGTGGCCGCACGATCTGCGCGCGAGGGCTGGTCCGTGCGGCTCCACGACCCGTCGGTCGGCACCGGCGCATCATGGGTGGCAGGGGGAATGCTCGCGCCGCTGTCCGAGGGATGGCCGGGCGAACACGAACTGCTCGAGCTCGGCGCGCATTCCCTCGCCAGGTGGCCCGAATTCGCACGAGCACTTCCTGGCCCGTCGGTGTTCTCCGCTACCGGATCACTGACAGTCGCCCTCGATGCAGCCGACGCGACGGACCTGCGAACCATTGCCGATTGGGTCGGGAAGCAGGGGCACGAGCTCGAGATCCTCGGTCGGGCCCAGATCCGAGAGCTCGAACCTTCCCTCGCACCGAACATTCGTCTCGGCCTGCTGGCACCCACCGAACTGGCCGTCGACAACCGCATGCTGCTCGAGGCACTGCAGACCGCAGCGATGAGCGGCGGCGTCGAATTCTCCACCGACACCGTCACCGATCTCGACGCACTGACGACCGACCGCATCGTGTTGGCAGCAGGCGCCCAAACCTCCGCGCTACTCACCGATGTACCGGTCCGGGCCGTCAAAGGCGAAATACTGCGTCTACGACGCAGACCCAGTGCCACACCTGCGCCGACCCGAACGATCCGCGGCAGCGTCCACGGACGCGCGATCTACCTGGTACCGCGCGGAGACGGATTGGTTCTCGGGGCCACACAATACGAATCGGGTCAGGACACCCAGGTCACCGTCGCAGGCGTCCGTGACCTCATCGCCGACGCAGAGCGGTTGCTGCCGGGCCTCGGCGAATACGAACTTCACGAATGTGCGGCAGGCCTGCGCCCGATGAGCCCCGATGGGTTGCCACTCATCGGCAAGATCTCCGACCGCGTCATCGTCGCCTCGGGCCACGGCCGCAATGGAATCCTGTTGACGCCCATCACCGCAGACGCCGTCGCTGCACTACTGGAAGACGACGCACTCATCGAAGCGAAGGCCGCAGACCCGGCCCGATTCACCACAGATAGGAAACCATGA
- the thiS gene encoding sulfur carrier protein ThiS, with the protein MTALAIGVTVNGEDHLLTEEMTMRQLLEHLSMPPKGIAVAVDGMVLPKSRWDSTMVGKGWTVDVLTAVQGG; encoded by the coding sequence ATGACTGCTCTGGCAATAGGTGTCACCGTCAACGGCGAGGACCACCTCCTGACCGAAGAGATGACGATGCGTCAACTGCTCGAACATCTTTCGATGCCACCGAAGGGAATCGCCGTCGCCGTCGACGGCATGGTGCTCCCGAAGAGCCGTTGGGATTCGACGATGGTGGGCAAAGGCTGGACCGTCGACGTGCTGACGGCGGTGCAGGGTGGTTGA
- a CDS encoding thiazole synthase has translation MGTGGAANLTVLEEALVASGTELTTVAMRRVDAAGGTGVLDLLRRLNIAPLPNTAGCRGAAEAVLTAQLGREALETDWVKLEVIADERTLLPDAIELVKAAEQLVDDGFNVLPYTTDDPVLAKRLEDIGCVAVMPLGAPIGTGLGISNPHNIEMIVDAATVPVILDAGIGTASDAALAMELGCDAVLLATAVTRAQDPALMASAMKHAVVAGYQARRAGRIPKRFWAQASSPM, from the coding sequence ATGGGCACCGGTGGAGCGGCGAATCTCACGGTTCTCGAAGAAGCCCTCGTGGCCTCCGGTACCGAATTGACCACCGTGGCAATGCGTCGCGTCGACGCCGCGGGTGGCACCGGTGTCCTCGACCTGTTGCGCAGGCTGAACATCGCGCCACTGCCGAACACGGCCGGATGTCGCGGTGCCGCGGAGGCAGTACTGACCGCGCAACTCGGACGTGAGGCGCTCGAGACCGACTGGGTGAAACTCGAGGTCATCGCCGACGAGCGAACCCTGCTGCCCGACGCCATCGAATTGGTCAAGGCCGCAGAACAACTGGTCGACGACGGATTCAACGTGCTGCCCTACACCACGGACGACCCTGTCCTGGCCAAGCGACTCGAAGACATCGGCTGCGTCGCCGTCATGCCGCTCGGCGCGCCCATCGGAACCGGCCTCGGCATCTCGAACCCACACAACATCGAGATGATCGTCGACGCCGCGACCGTGCCCGTCATCCTCGATGCGGGCATCGGCACGGCAAGCGACGCGGCGCTGGCGATGGAACTCGGCTGCGATGCCGTCCTGCTGGCAACCGCGGTCACCAGGGCACAAGACCCTGCGCTCATGGCGTCGGCGATGAAGCATGCCGTCGTGGCCGGTTACCAGGCCCGTCGGGCCGGCCGGATACCGAAACGTTTCTGGGCTCAGGCGAGTTCACCGATGTAG